Proteins co-encoded in one Flavobacterium fluviale genomic window:
- a CDS encoding FtsW/RodA/SpoVE family cell cycle protein encodes MKQLVNKLKGDRVIWSFVALLALFSFMPVFSASSNLAYIGHGTGNTLGYLVKHLAHVCIGFLIIYWVHKVPYHYFRAISKIALPVVWILLLYTLLKGTVIAGANASRWIQVPFIGITFQTSTLAASVLFIYVARYLSKTKEENEPFQTSFIQLWIPVFITLALILPANFSTTALIFSMVMMLTFIGKYPLKYIGFIIGSGIAMLAFFLLVAKAFPDSRFFSRVSTWESRIMNFTTDKPEEDDYQIEKAKIAIASGRLGGLGPGKSVQKNFLPQSSSDFIYAIVVEEYGLVGGVSILVLYLLLLFRFVIASHKANTLFGKLVVVGLGFPMIFQAMINMAVAVELLPVTGQTLPLISSGGSSIWMTCFSLGIIISVTKKEEEIVEEKKEKEKRKEALQRLIDKELAEEDLVPQEIYEEEEMYSIEDNSRNPMNAVLNK; translated from the coding sequence ATGAAGCAATTAGTAAACAAACTAAAAGGAGATAGGGTAATATGGTCATTTGTGGCCTTATTGGCGTTATTTTCGTTTATGCCTGTTTTTAGTGCGAGTAGTAATCTGGCTTATATTGGTCATGGAACTGGTAATACATTGGGTTACTTGGTTAAACATTTGGCTCACGTTTGTATAGGTTTTCTAATTATTTACTGGGTTCACAAAGTACCGTATCATTATTTTAGAGCGATTTCTAAAATAGCTCTTCCAGTAGTTTGGATTTTGTTATTGTATACGTTGTTAAAAGGAACCGTCATTGCGGGGGCAAATGCAAGTCGTTGGATTCAGGTTCCGTTTATCGGCATCACATTTCAGACTTCGACTTTAGCGGCAAGCGTATTGTTTATTTATGTTGCCCGTTATTTGTCAAAAACAAAAGAAGAAAATGAGCCTTTTCAAACCTCATTTATTCAGCTTTGGATTCCGGTATTTATCACTTTGGCACTTATATTACCAGCCAACTTTTCGACCACAGCGTTGATTTTTTCGATGGTTATGATGCTGACGTTTATTGGTAAATATCCATTAAAATATATAGGTTTTATTATAGGTTCAGGAATTGCAATGCTGGCATTTTTTCTTTTGGTAGCTAAAGCTTTTCCAGACTCTAGGTTTTTCAGCAGGGTTTCAACATGGGAAAGCCGTATCATGAACTTTACGACAGATAAACCAGAAGAAGACGATTATCAAATCGAAAAGGCAAAAATTGCAATTGCTTCAGGAAGATTAGGCGGACTAGGACCTGGGAAAAGTGTTCAAAAGAACTTTCTTCCACAATCATCTTCAGATTTTATTTACGCGATTGTTGTAGAAGAATATGGCTTAGTTGGTGGCGTTTCTATATTAGTTCTGTATTTATTGTTATTGTTCAGATTTGTGATTGCCTCTCATAAAGCCAATACCCTATTTGGAAAATTAGTCGTCGTCGGACTTGGATTTCCGATGATATTCCAAGCAATGATTAATATGGCCGTTGCGGTTGAGCTGCTTCCAGTAACTGGACAGACACTGCCATTGATAAGTAGTGGAGGAAGTTCGATCTGGATGACTTGTTTCTCGCTGGGAATAATAATTAGCGTTACGAAAAAAGAGGAAGAAATCGTCGAAGAAAAAAAGGAAAAAGAAAAACGAAAAGAAGCATTACAGCGATTGATTGATAAAGAACTGGCTGAAGAAGATTTAGTTCCTCAAGAAATATATGAAGAAGAAGAAATGTATTCGATTGAAGATAATTCGAGAAATCCGATGAATGCAGTTTTAAACAAATAA
- a CDS encoding penicillin-binding protein: MAVEDKHISYRIYLVAVFIFLMAIAIVVKLTNIQWVEGDYYRKLAKQRTVRNFVIPANKGNIYSADGSLLATSIPNYEIRFDAKAPKKETFEKYVKALADSLATVLDRPGAYYEKELRKARENKNRYYLIARNLSYTEYVKIKGFPLFNLGAFKGGIIVEQETVRKHPIGKIAERTIGYDRVDPATGIEVGKGIEWAFKSYLNGKDGKILKQKIAKGQWKPIRDLNEVDPIDGYDVISTIDVFIQDIAHHALLKQLQDYEADHGCVVVMETQTGHVKAISNLGRAQDGSYYETTNYAIAESHEPGSTFKLVDLMAILEDKVADTSTVYDSHNGVVKYYGRSVRDSHNGGYGKVSLARGFELSSNTVMVQAVYEAYKNNPSKFVNHVNSYGLNKTLGLHFKGEGRPYIPQPGDKHWSGVSLPWMAFGYGVSVTPMQTLALYNSVANEGVMVKPQFVSEIKEWNKTIKKFDVEVINPKVCSPETLKKVKAVLLNVVKKGTGSKLYSKDFSMAGKTGTAQMNYGGKDGKSALYYASSFVGYFPADHPKYSCIVVVHKPNTSKNNYYGADVAGPVFKRIAQKIFTDAPSTNKIKKLDSRVPKQDSSYDKYIAEANKKINQIPNLKGMPGMDAIALLENLGLKVKVNGMGKVKNQSIQAGTNISKNTTIVLELS, from the coding sequence ATGGCAGTAGAAGATAAACATATATCCTACAGAATTTACCTCGTAGCAGTTTTCATCTTTTTGATGGCAATTGCTATTGTTGTTAAATTAACCAATATTCAGTGGGTTGAAGGAGATTATTATAGAAAACTGGCTAAGCAGCGTACAGTTAGAAATTTTGTTATTCCTGCAAACAAAGGAAATATTTATTCTGCCGATGGAAGTTTGTTGGCAACTTCAATTCCGAATTACGAGATTCGTTTTGATGCAAAAGCACCAAAAAAAGAGACTTTCGAAAAATATGTAAAAGCATTAGCAGATTCATTAGCGACTGTTTTGGATAGACCAGGAGCATATTATGAAAAAGAATTAAGAAAAGCGAGAGAAAATAAAAATCGTTATTACTTGATTGCTCGCAATTTAAGTTATACCGAATATGTAAAAATTAAAGGTTTTCCATTATTCAATTTAGGTGCTTTTAAAGGAGGAATTATTGTTGAGCAGGAAACCGTTAGAAAACATCCGATTGGAAAAATTGCGGAAAGAACAATTGGTTACGACCGAGTTGATCCTGCAACTGGGATAGAAGTTGGAAAAGGAATTGAATGGGCTTTTAAAAGTTATTTGAACGGAAAAGACGGTAAAATTCTAAAGCAGAAAATTGCAAAAGGGCAGTGGAAACCAATTCGTGATTTGAATGAAGTAGATCCCATTGATGGCTACGATGTTATTTCGACTATAGACGTTTTCATTCAGGATATTGCACACCATGCTTTGCTGAAACAATTGCAAGATTATGAGGCAGACCACGGTTGTGTGGTGGTGATGGAAACACAAACAGGTCATGTAAAAGCAATTTCAAATTTAGGAAGGGCTCAAGACGGATCGTATTACGAAACAACAAATTACGCAATTGCCGAATCTCACGAACCAGGTTCAACTTTTAAGCTGGTCGACTTGATGGCAATTCTGGAAGATAAAGTTGCAGATACTAGTACGGTTTATGACAGCCATAATGGTGTAGTTAAATATTATGGAAGATCGGTTCGTGACTCTCACAACGGAGGTTATGGAAAAGTTTCATTGGCACGCGGATTTGAACTTTCATCAAATACTGTCATGGTTCAAGCGGTTTACGAGGCATATAAAAACAATCCGTCAAAATTTGTTAATCATGTCAATAGTTATGGATTAAATAAGACGCTAGGATTGCACTTTAAGGGCGAAGGAAGACCATACATACCGCAACCGGGAGATAAACATTGGTCGGGAGTTTCGCTTCCTTGGATGGCATTTGGATACGGAGTTTCAGTCACGCCAATGCAGACTTTAGCATTGTACAATTCAGTTGCAAATGAAGGTGTGATGGTAAAACCGCAATTTGTGTCTGAAATTAAAGAGTGGAATAAAACCATCAAGAAATTTGATGTTGAAGTTATAAATCCAAAAGTATGTTCGCCAGAAACATTAAAGAAAGTGAAAGCAGTACTGCTTAATGTGGTGAAGAAAGGGACAGGTTCTAAATTGTACTCGAAAGATTTTTCGATGGCTGGAAAAACTGGAACGGCTCAGATGAATTATGGAGGAAAAGACGGGAAATCAGCGTTGTATTATGCTTCTTCTTTTGTGGGATATTTTCCAGCAGATCATCCAAAATATTCTTGTATTGTAGTGGTTCATAAACCAAATACATCTAAAAATAATTATTATGGTGCCGATGTTGCAGGGCCGGTTTTTAAGAGAATTGCTCAAAAGATTTTTACAGACGCGCCTTCGACCAATAAAATTAAAAAATTAGATTCTAGAGTTCCAAAACAGGATTCTAGTTATGATAAATATATCGCAGAAGCCAATAAAAAAATTAATCAGATTCCGAATTTAAAAGGAATGCCGGGAATGGACGCAATTGCTTTACTGGAAAATTTAGGTTTAAAAGTAAAAGTAAATGGAATGGGGAAAGTAAAAAATCAATCGATTCAAGCTGGAACCAATATTAGCAAGAACACAACAATTGTATTAGAATTATCGTGA
- the murD gene encoding UDP-N-acetylmuramoyl-L-alanine--D-glutamate ligase, whose product MRLVVLGGGESGVGTAILGKKQGYDVFVSDFGKIKESYKEVLIINKIAWEEEQHTEDLILNADVVMKSPGIPEKSPIVKKLIAAGVKVISEIEFAAPFTEAMTVGITGSNGKTTTTMLTYHLLKSAGLNVGLGGNIGKSFAWQVAENKFDAYVLELSSFQLDGIIDYRPDIAIITNISPDHLDRYEYKYQNYINSKFRITMNQTESDYLIYDADDEASTEWLKSNKTKAKLIPFSLTKTFDEGASINNNKMEIKINQEEFTMETEYIALEGKHNMKNAMAASSVAKLMQIRNATIRESLSNFQGVEHRLEKVLKIQNVQYINDSKATNVNATFFALDSMNVPTVWIVGGVDKGNDYNELMSLVREKVKAIICLGVDNRKIIDAFGNVVDIMVEVNNMNDAVKTAQRLTEKGDAVLLSPACASFDLFENYEDRGKQFKQAVHNL is encoded by the coding sequence ATGAGATTAGTAGTGTTAGGAGGAGGAGAAAGTGGAGTTGGAACCGCAATCCTCGGTAAAAAACAAGGATACGACGTTTTCGTATCAGATTTTGGAAAGATAAAAGAGAGTTACAAAGAAGTTCTTATCATTAATAAAATTGCCTGGGAAGAAGAACAGCATACAGAAGATTTGATTTTGAATGCCGATGTGGTTATGAAAAGCCCAGGAATTCCAGAGAAATCTCCCATAGTAAAAAAGCTGATTGCAGCAGGGGTTAAGGTGATTTCGGAAATTGAATTTGCGGCACCTTTTACAGAAGCAATGACAGTTGGAATTACAGGAAGCAATGGCAAGACAACAACAACAATGCTGACTTATCATTTGCTGAAATCGGCAGGATTAAATGTCGGTTTAGGCGGTAATATCGGAAAGAGCTTTGCCTGGCAGGTAGCCGAAAATAAATTTGATGCATACGTTCTTGAATTAAGCAGTTTTCAGTTAGACGGAATAATAGATTACAGACCAGATATTGCCATAATAACCAATATTAGTCCAGACCATTTAGATCGATACGAATATAAATATCAAAATTATATTAATTCGAAATTCCGGATAACGATGAACCAGACCGAAAGCGACTATCTCATTTACGATGCAGACGATGAGGCAAGTACAGAATGGTTAAAGAGTAACAAAACAAAAGCAAAATTAATTCCTTTTTCATTAACGAAAACATTCGATGAAGGGGCTTCTATAAATAACAACAAAATGGAAATAAAGATCAACCAAGAAGAGTTTACAATGGAAACAGAATACATTGCGTTAGAAGGAAAACATAATATGAAAAATGCAATGGCAGCAAGCTCTGTGGCGAAATTGATGCAGATTAGAAATGCAACTATTCGTGAAAGTTTATCTAATTTTCAAGGTGTTGAGCACCGTTTAGAAAAAGTATTAAAAATACAAAACGTACAATACATCAACGACTCAAAAGCTACTAATGTAAATGCTACATTCTTTGCTTTAGACAGTATGAATGTTCCAACCGTATGGATCGTGGGTGGTGTTGACAAAGGAAACGATTACAACGAATTAATGTCATTAGTACGCGAAAAAGTAAAAGCGATTATTTGTTTAGGAGTAGACAACCGTAAAATTATAGATGCTTTTGGAAACGTTGTTGATATTATGGTTGAAGTGAACAATATGAACGATGCAGTAAAAACTGCTCAGAGATTAACGGAAAAAGGCGATGCAGTATTGTTGTCTCCAGCCTGCGCAAGTTTCGATTTATTCGAAAACTACGAAGATCGTGGAAAGCAATTTAAGCAAGCGGTACATAACTTGTAG
- a CDS encoding FtsL-like putative cell division protein — MKSGVFSILKARFLIHEDAVKNWRFIVFIILLAILMIANTQRYEQKVFEIAKLNNEVKELRSEFVDRRSELMKLKMESTISDKMLEKQIFPSTVPPTKIEVTKEEEKSFFKRIWQ, encoded by the coding sequence ATGAAAAGTGGTGTGTTTAGCATATTAAAAGCAAGATTCCTGATTCATGAAGATGCAGTAAAAAACTGGCGTTTTATTGTTTTTATAATTCTGCTGGCCATTTTGATGATTGCCAATACACAGCGATACGAGCAAAAGGTTTTTGAAATTGCGAAATTAAACAACGAAGTAAAAGAATTGAGATCTGAATTTGTAGATCGACGTTCTGAATTGATGAAATTAAAAATGGAGTCGACGATCTCGGATAAAATGTTAGAAAAACAAATTTTTCCGTCAACAGTTCCTCCAACGAAAATAGAAGTTACAAAAGAAGAAGAAAAAAGTTTCTTTAAAAGAATATGGCAGTAG
- the mraY gene encoding phospho-N-acetylmuramoyl-pentapeptide-transferase encodes MLYYLFEYFDKTLDIPGTGVFQYITFRSALAFMLSLLLSTIYGKRVINFLRRQQVGETVRELGLAGQNEKAGTPTMGGLIIIFATLLPVLLFARLHNIYIVLLIVTTLWMGTIGFVDDYIKIFKKDKQGLKGIFKVIGQVGLGIIVGAVLYFNPAVTVRTDTGRTDVFRTNTAATTLVLPAPIEEKSTATTIPFVKNNEFDYAEILSFMGDGYEKWAWLIFIPVVIFIITAVSNGANLTDGIDGLAAGTSAISVLALGIFTFVSGNIIFSNYLNIMYIPNSGEMTVFISAFVGALIGFLWYNSYPASVFMGDTGSLTIGGIIAVLAIAVRKEILIVLFCGIFLAESASVIIQVSYFKYTKKRFGEGRRIFLMSPLHHHYQKKGYHESKIVTRFWIVAVMLAILSIITLKLR; translated from the coding sequence ATGCTATACTATTTATTTGAATATTTTGACAAAACATTGGATATACCGGGAACAGGAGTGTTTCAGTACATCACATTTAGATCTGCTTTAGCATTTATGCTTTCACTGCTTCTCTCGACTATTTATGGTAAAAGAGTAATTAACTTTTTACGCCGCCAGCAAGTTGGTGAGACAGTTCGTGAGCTAGGTCTAGCAGGTCAAAATGAAAAAGCTGGTACGCCGACAATGGGAGGGTTGATCATTATTTTTGCAACCTTACTGCCTGTTTTGTTATTTGCCCGACTGCATAATATTTATATAGTATTACTTATTGTAACTACCTTATGGATGGGGACAATTGGTTTTGTTGACGATTACATCAAAATATTCAAAAAAGATAAACAAGGACTTAAAGGTATTTTTAAAGTTATTGGTCAGGTTGGTTTAGGAATTATCGTTGGAGCGGTTCTTTACTTTAACCCTGCTGTTACAGTAAGAACAGATACAGGCCGTACAGACGTTTTTAGAACAAACACTGCTGCTACAACTCTTGTATTGCCAGCGCCTATTGAAGAAAAATCCACAGCAACGACAATTCCCTTTGTAAAAAACAATGAGTTTGATTATGCTGAGATCTTATCTTTTATGGGAGATGGATATGAAAAATGGGCTTGGTTAATATTTATTCCAGTTGTAATTTTTATCATCACTGCAGTTTCAAACGGAGCTAATTTAACAGATGGAATCGACGGACTCGCTGCAGGTACGTCGGCAATTTCTGTCCTCGCCCTTGGTATATTCACGTTTGTTTCTGGAAATATTATTTTCTCGAATTATCTGAATATTATGTATATCCCCAATTCGGGAGAAATGACGGTTTTTATTTCGGCATTTGTTGGAGCGCTGATTGGTTTTCTTTGGTACAATTCATATCCGGCGTCTGTGTTTATGGGTGATACAGGAAGTTTAACAATTGGAGGAATCATCGCTGTTTTGGCAATTGCGGTTCGTAAAGAAATATTAATTGTATTATTCTGTGGTATTTTCTTGGCAGAAAGTGCTTCGGTAATTATTCAGGTATCTTATTTTAAATATACAAAAAAGAGGTTTGGTGAAGGTCGCAGAATTTTCTTGATGTCACCGCTTCATCATCATTATCAGAAAAAAGGATATCATGAAAGTAAAATCGTGACCCGTTTCTGGATTGTTGCAGTAATGCTGGCCATATTATCAATTATTACATTAAAACTGAGATAA
- the rsmH gene encoding 16S rRNA (cytosine(1402)-N(4))-methyltransferase RsmH has product MTTTMEYHNPVLLHPTVDGLNIKPDGVYVDVTFGGGGHSKEILKRLGPNGRLFAFDQDEDALANALPDERFTLINENFRFIKRFLRFHGVKSVDGILADLGVSSHQFDVPERGFSTRFDAELDMRMSQKNDLNAYRVVNEYEEQDLRRVFFDYGELKNAPVLARTIVEARRDYPIKTTDELKDVLKKYLPEKVRNKILAQIYQAIRIEVNQEMDVLKEFIEQSLEILKPGGRFSVISYHSLEDRLVKRFIKNGMFEGEPERDFFGNFSVPFKTIGKLIVPDNEEIKINNRARSAKLRVAEKI; this is encoded by the coding sequence ATGACGACGACAATGGAATATCATAATCCGGTTTTGCTTCATCCAACAGTAGATGGTTTAAATATTAAACCTGATGGTGTGTATGTAGATGTTACGTTTGGAGGCGGTGGTCATTCAAAAGAGATTTTAAAAAGATTAGGGCCAAACGGAAGGCTGTTTGCATTTGATCAAGACGAAGATGCGCTTGCTAATGCATTGCCAGACGAAAGGTTTACTTTGATAAATGAGAATTTTAGGTTCATAAAAAGGTTTTTGCGTTTTCACGGAGTAAAATCGGTAGATGGAATCTTGGCAGATTTGGGAGTTTCCTCACATCAGTTCGATGTTCCAGAAAGAGGTTTTTCAACCAGATTTGATGCCGAACTAGATATGCGGATGAGTCAAAAAAATGATTTGAATGCTTATCGGGTGGTTAACGAATATGAAGAACAGGATTTACGTCGTGTTTTTTTTGATTATGGGGAGTTGAAAAATGCGCCGGTTTTAGCAAGAACAATTGTAGAAGCGAGAAGAGATTATCCGATTAAAACGACAGACGAATTAAAAGATGTTTTGAAAAAATATCTGCCAGAGAAAGTTCGAAATAAAATATTGGCCCAGATTTATCAGGCCATTCGAATTGAGGTAAATCAGGAAATGGATGTTTTGAAAGAATTTATCGAGCAGTCATTAGAGATTTTGAAACCGGGAGGAAGATTTTCTGTAATCTCCTATCATTCGTTAGAAGATCGTCTTGTAAAAAGATTTATCAAAAACGGAATGTTTGAAGGAGAGCCGGAAAGAGATTTTTTTGGAAATTTTTCAGTTCCATTTAAAACAATAGGAAAATTGATTGTTCCAGACAATGAGGAAATCAAAATCAATAATAGAGCAAGAAGTGCCAAATTAAGAGTTGCTGAAAAGATATAA
- the murG gene encoding undecaprenyldiphospho-muramoylpentapeptide beta-N-acetylglucosaminyltransferase, which produces MTKYKFILSGGGTGGHIYPAIAIANELKLQFPDAEFLFVGAKDKMEMQKVPQAGYEIKGLWIAGLQRKLTLQNMMFPLKLASSLLESRRIIKKFKPNVVIGTGGFASGPLLQAAGSAGIPTVVQEQNSFPGITNKLLSKKANKICVAYQNLERFFPKEKIVLTGNPVRQDLIDIESKRDEAIAFYGLDPNKKTVLVLGGSLGARRINQLIEKELQNFLSQNVQVIWQCGKLYFEDYKKYNQSNVKVVDFIERMDFVYAASDVIISRAGASSVSELCIVGKPLIFIPSPNVAEDHQTKNAQAIVDAKGAILLKESELESQFSIVFEALLKDQGKQKQLSDNIKKLAMPNATKVIVEEIKKLL; this is translated from the coding sequence ATGACAAAGTATAAATTCATACTTAGCGGAGGAGGAACAGGAGGGCATATTTATCCTGCGATTGCGATTGCAAATGAATTAAAATTACAATTTCCTGATGCAGAATTTCTTTTTGTTGGTGCCAAAGATAAAATGGAAATGCAGAAAGTGCCTCAGGCAGGTTACGAAATAAAAGGTCTTTGGATAGCTGGTTTACAACGAAAATTGACTTTACAAAATATGATGTTTCCTCTTAAACTAGCAAGTAGTTTACTGGAATCAAGAAGAATTATTAAAAAATTCAAACCAAATGTGGTAATCGGAACTGGTGGTTTTGCCAGCGGACCATTACTTCAGGCGGCGGGATCAGCAGGAATTCCGACAGTGGTTCAAGAACAGAATTCATTTCCAGGAATCACGAATAAATTGTTGAGTAAAAAAGCAAACAAAATTTGTGTCGCTTATCAAAATTTGGAGCGTTTTTTTCCAAAAGAAAAAATTGTATTGACAGGAAATCCAGTGCGTCAGGATTTAATTGATATAGAAAGTAAACGTGATGAAGCAATTGCTTTTTACGGCTTAGATCCGAATAAAAAAACAGTATTGGTTTTAGGAGGAAGTTTAGGAGCAAGAAGAATCAATCAGTTAATTGAAAAAGAATTACAAAATTTTCTTTCGCAAAATGTTCAGGTAATCTGGCAATGTGGAAAATTATATTTTGAAGATTATAAAAAATACAATCAGTCCAATGTAAAAGTGGTCGATTTTATTGAAAGAATGGATTTTGTTTATGCAGCATCAGATGTCATAATTTCACGTGCAGGGGCTTCTTCAGTATCAGAATTATGTATTGTTGGAAAACCATTGATTTTTATTCCATCGCCTAATGTAGCTGAGGATCACCAGACTAAAAATGCGCAGGCAATAGTAGATGCAAAAGGTGCAATTTTGTTAAAAGAATCTGAGTTGGAAAGCCAGTTTAGCATTGTTTTTGAAGCGTTGCTGAAAGATCAGGGAAAGCAGAAACAATTAAGTGATAATATTAAAAAATTGGCTATGCCAAACGCGACAAAAGTAATTGTTGAAGAAATTAAAAAGTTGTTATAA
- a CDS encoding four helix bundle protein — protein MKENIVQEKSFLFAVRIINLYKYLTNTKKEFVLSKQLLRCGTSIGANIEESIGGRSDKEFLFKLEISYKEARETIYWLKLLKATDYISVNEFDSIFGEANEICRILAKIILTLKGK, from the coding sequence ATGAAGGAGAATATTGTCCAAGAGAAATCATTTCTCTTTGCGGTTAGAATAATCAATTTATATAAATATCTAACTAATACAAAAAAGGAGTTTGTTTTAAGTAAACAACTTTTAAGATGTGGAACTTCAATTGGAGCAAACATCGAAGAATCGATTGGAGGACGTTCTGATAAGGAGTTTTTATTCAAGCTTGAAATTTCATATAAGGAAGCTAGAGAAACAATTTATTGGTTGAAATTATTAAAAGCAACAGATTATATCTCTGTAAATGAATTTGACAGCATCTTTGGTGAAGCTAATGAAATTTGCAGAATATTAGCGAAAATTATACTAACCCTAAAAGGAAAATAG
- a CDS encoding UDP-N-acetylmuramoyl-L-alanyl-D-glutamate--2,6-diaminopimelate ligase codes for MKILKDILYKVAIESVKGSTETAIHKIEFDSRKVEANDVFVAIRGSLSDGHDYIEKAIQLGAKAIICDTLPENITKDVTYIQVKDTNTALAFMAANYFEDPSSKLKLVGVTGTNGKTTIASLLFQLFQKAGFKVGLLSTVKIMVDKTEYPATHTTPDSLTINHYLNEMIEAGVTHCFMEVSSHGIHQKRTEALHFVGGIFTNLSHDHLDYHPTFAEYRDVKKSFFDSLPKSAFVLTNIDDKNGSVMLQNTATKKLTYALKSYADYRAQILESQLSGLLLKVNDNEVWVKLIGTFNAYNVLAIYGTAVELGIDSLEALRLLSDLESVSGRFQYIVSDENITAIVDYAHTPDALENVLKTVNDIRTKNEQLITVVGCGGNRDKTKRPIMAKIASDLSDKAILTSDNPRNEDPEVILDEMEQGVEPQNYKKMLRITDRKQAIKTACQLAQPKDIILIAGKGHETYQEINGVRHHFDDMETVKEILNQLNK; via the coding sequence GTGAAAATATTAAAAGACATATTATATAAAGTAGCTATTGAATCTGTAAAAGGTTCGACAGAAACTGCTATTCATAAAATTGAATTTGATTCACGTAAAGTTGAAGCAAATGATGTTTTTGTGGCAATTCGTGGTTCACTTTCAGATGGACATGATTATATTGAAAAAGCAATTCAATTAGGAGCAAAAGCAATTATCTGCGATACGCTTCCAGAAAATATTACCAAAGATGTTACGTACATTCAGGTAAAAGATACCAATACAGCTTTGGCTTTTATGGCGGCTAATTATTTTGAGGATCCATCTTCAAAATTAAAATTAGTTGGTGTAACGGGTACAAACGGAAAAACAACAATTGCGTCATTATTATTCCAATTATTTCAAAAAGCAGGTTTTAAAGTTGGGTTATTATCAACAGTAAAAATCATGGTTGATAAAACAGAATATCCTGCAACGCATACAACGCCAGATTCTCTTACTATTAATCATTACTTAAACGAAATGATTGAAGCTGGAGTTACGCATTGTTTTATGGAAGTAAGTTCGCATGGAATTCATCAAAAACGTACAGAAGCCTTGCATTTTGTTGGCGGAATTTTCACGAACCTTTCTCACGATCACCTAGATTATCATCCAACATTTGCTGAATATAGAGATGTTAAGAAGTCGTTTTTTGATTCGCTTCCAAAGTCAGCTTTCGTTCTGACAAACATTGATGATAAAAACGGATCAGTAATGCTGCAAAATACTGCAACTAAAAAACTGACTTACGCTTTAAAATCTTATGCAGATTATAGAGCTCAGATTCTAGAGAGTCAATTATCTGGACTATTATTAAAAGTTAATGATAATGAAGTTTGGGTAAAACTAATCGGAACTTTTAATGCATACAATGTTTTAGCTATATATGGAACAGCTGTAGAGCTGGGAATTGATAGCCTTGAAGCGTTGCGCTTACTGTCTGATTTAGAAAGTGTTTCGGGTCGTTTTCAATATATCGTATCAGATGAAAACATTACTGCAATTGTAGATTACGCGCATACGCCAGATGCATTGGAGAATGTTTTGAAAACGGTGAATGATATTCGTACAAAAAATGAACAGTTAATTACTGTTGTTGGATGCGGCGGAAACAGAGATAAAACGAAACGTCCAATAATGGCAAAGATTGCTTCAGATTTAAGCGATAAAGCTATTCTGACTTCGGATAATCCACGAAATGAAGATCCAGAAGTTATTTTGGATGAAATGGAGCAGGGAGTTGAGCCTCAGAACTATAAAAAAATGCTGCGAATTACAGATAGAAAGCAAGCAATTAAAACCGCTTGTCAATTGGCTCAGCCAAAAGATATTATTCTCATTGCAGGTAAAGGACATGAAACCTATCAGGAGATAAATGGTGTACGCCACCATTTTGATGACATGGAAACAGTAAAGGAAATTTTAAATCAATTAAATAAATAA
- the mraZ gene encoding division/cell wall cluster transcriptional repressor MraZ yields MNTIVGTYECKVDAKGRLMMPAPLKKQLTASLQSGFVLKRSVFQPCLELYPMEEWDAMMKKINKLNRFVKKNNDFIRRFTAGVKIVEVDALGRLLVPKDLVTFASISKDVVFSSAVNIVEIWDKDLYEKSISGEDMDFADLAEEVMGNINDDDNGIS; encoded by the coding sequence TTGAACACAATTGTTGGAACATATGAATGTAAAGTCGATGCTAAAGGGAGGCTGATGATGCCTGCACCTTTGAAAAAGCAATTGACTGCTTCTCTTCAAAGCGGATTTGTTTTGAAGCGTTCTGTTTTTCAGCCGTGTTTAGAATTGTATCCTATGGAAGAATGGGATGCGATGATGAAAAAAATCAACAAGCTTAATCGCTTTGTAAAAAAGAATAACGATTTCATTAGGAGGTTTACTGCTGGTGTTAAAATAGTTGAGGTTGATGCATTAGGAAGACTGCTCGTTCCAAAAGACTTGGTAACGTTTGCAAGTATTTCTAAAGATGTGGTTTTTTCATCTGCTGTTAATATTGTGGAGATTTGGGATAAAGATTTATACGAAAAATCAATAAGCGGCGAAGATATGGATTTTGCAGACTTAGCCGAAGAAGTAATGGGAAATATTAATGACGACGACAATGGAATATCATAA